Genomic segment of Salminus brasiliensis chromosome 16, fSalBra1.hap2, whole genome shotgun sequence:
cCCTAAATTATACCTGCCTAAAATGATTTCTTTAACTCCAGTCTTTGACACATGGAgttcattattaatatcatgacatgttggatcattgccTTTTGGTGAAATCTGATATTTTTAATATCACAGTATAAATCACAAAGGGAAATTGCAGTGTCCCAAGTATTAATGGGTAATATAGCTTGACTTCTGTTGCATGGTGACATCATCCAAAATGAACCTGTTTAGATGCAGAAAAACTGTATAGTTTAGATGGAAGATAACTAGACTGGCGCGCTTAACTCTGAACTCACTCCAAATGACTTTCTTTACATCCGGATCATCTAATCATGCAGAAGCAGCTCAGCGTTTGATGGTGAAATGTAAAATGACTGATGCTCTTTGACAGACGCACAGCCTGCAGGACCTGCGGCAGCAAGCAGCCATCGCCTCCAAGGTGTTCGTCCAGCGGGACTACACTTCTGGCACCATTTGCAAGTTCCAGACCAAGTTTCCGACTGAGCTCGAGGCCAGGGTGAGATCCTTTCAGCAGAGCAGCTGATCAGAAGTGCTACTTTCTGACCTAGATTTGTTGGATATGGAACAGtgactatttattatttatttttttcatgaaagGAGAAGCTCTATTTTATTTATCTCTGACATCTTACATCATCTTGTGGTTTTCCTGCATGTTTTGGTTTAACGTGCTGTTCTTTCAGATTGAAAAGCAGCAGTTTGAGGAAACAATACAGACCCTGAATAATCTGTACGCTGAGGCGGAGAAGCTGGGGGGCAAGTCGTATTTGGAGGGCTGTCTGGCGTGCCTCACCGCTTACACCATCTTTCTCTGCATGGAGACGCACTATGAAAAAGTGAGCTTGTGTAGTACTCCCACACTTCTGATCAGTTCCAGGTGTCCAAGTTAGAGCTTGTTTTTAACCCATGAAGAGTCTCATTAAACATGTTTTCTGGTTTTGACTCAACCGTTGGGTTTGAGAAGGGTGCTGTgcagtttttgttgtttgttgcagTGAATGATATTTACTAGGTGCTGTAGATCGGATGGAAAGCAATAGCCACAGAGTTTCCTTTCTAGAAATATGTCTTCTGTTAATGATTCCAGTACTGTATGATTTCCTTTGGCATCATTTTGTGAGAATCAGGAAGCAGAAGCTCCTTCACTTTATTAATCGTCATATAATCTGATGGTTGTTATTTGATTATCAGGTGTTAATACGACTCAGTGCTGCGAAGCACCACAGCAGCCATGTGTACAAAACATAATCTTTAACGGATtgttatttaacattattacTACGAGTTATAAAAGCTACAGCGTCCTTTAACCTTTGTTCCCTGTTAATGATACTGTGGGATTATTGCAGATGCTAATGATTGCTAGATGATTACTTTCACACTGAGATAAGGACACCGGTCTGTGATTGCTTTCCCTTCATGTCATTCCTTACACTTTACATTTCTTAATCAAATAGGTGCTGAAAAAGATCGGCAAGTACATCCAGGAGCAGAATGAGAAAGTGTACGCTCCTCTAGGTCTGCTCCTCACCGACCCCATAGAGAGAGGCCTTCGAGTTGTATCCTTTTCCTACAAGCAGACTCAGTCTTTCAAACTCCTTGAGTCTTTGAAGAGTTTGCCATGATGTGTGATGATCTGCcaatggcaaaaaaaataaaaggttccCTGCATCACGCTCACTGTGCCCCGCAGTCTATATCATTatagacaaacaaaaaaaaacattattctgtgtaaagtcatgtgaaaatattgggacaccccattaaaccttttgaacatatttaaacatgatGGAGGTGATCTGACTAAACTCACATACCTGGCGAaacgtctttaatcatcatGTATAAAATAGAATTAATGGAAATGTAGTTTTCCTGTAAGGAAAAAGTTTGACCCCCCTCCACAtcacatttattactccttcaaatgtgtagctagaatcagactcaggagcagaagatcagctgcagatgatcagaacatggttggagaggattattctggaggagtctgtctgatttaaacctcagacgtttagtctggtctgatcttggtGATAGAATTATTTGGACAGACTAACAGGGGACACGTCTGGcgttaaacagataaacagctttCGCACACAAGAACCCATATCAGCTGTGAAGCGGGGAGGTGGAGATGTCATGGTTTAGGGCTGCTTGTCTGCagtagtttttatttattattatttatttagttttactGTATCAGATGAACTTTGAGGAAACTGTGAGACCATCTGGTTTAAGAGCTAAAGATGAAACGTCatacagctgaaagaattctgcatggaggaaaaACACTCTCCCAGTTGATGTCCGGGACCGGCAGggactggtagatcattataggaaaCTGAAGTAGCTGAAGTTCAGCCAAGGATAGAAATGCCAGCTATCAGGGCATaaggtgtcctaactttttcctcactgggaaattgcatttctattaattacattttataaatgatgatttaAAGACATGGTGTCCGATTTACTGATCGATTCATTGATTGCTTGATGCTTTATGTAAAGGTTTTTTCCCTAACCCAGCCTTCCTAAGGTGGAGGTAACCATTTTTGAGGACAGAAGCATTGGATCAAGATAAAACATACCAAAGGTAAATACTAACCCACAATATATAGCAGATTAGTTTGTAGCCTGGACATTTTACgtacacttactggccactttattaaaaaaccctacactgtgcttccactcactggccactttattagaaacccctactatatacagtgagtccaagaagtatttgatcccttgctgattttctttgtttgcccactaataaagacactatccttctgcacttttaatggtagatatattctaacatggagagacagaatatcaagacaaaaatccagaatataattttaaagaatatattttaattaatttgtatttcaatgaggaaaataagtatttgatccctcttgccaaacacactcaatacttagtggcaaagcctttgtttgcaagcacagcggtgagacgtttgttgtagttaaccacaagtttagcacacacaccagggggaattttggcccactcttctttgcagatcctctctaaatcatgaaggttggtgggctgtcgcttggcaactctgaccttcagctccctccatagattttcgatcggattgaggtctggcgactggctgggccactccatgaccttaatgtgatttttcttgagccaatcctttgttgcctttgctgtatgtttagggtcgttatcatgttggaagacccaaccacggcccattttcagatccctggcagaggggaggaggttgtccctcaggattgtgcggtacatggctccatccatcttcccagtgatgcggtgaagtagccctgtacccttggcagagaaacacccccaaaacattatgcttccacctccatgcttgacggtgggcacagtgttcttggggtcataggcagcatttttcttcctccacacatggcgggtggagttgaggccaaaaagttcaattttggtctcgtctgaccacaaaaccttctcccaataacttggttcatctttcaaatgatcattggcatacttgaggcgcgcctccacatgtgctctcttcagcaggggtacctttcgggcactgcaggatgtgaatccattgttgcgcaaagtgttgccaattgtttccttgcaaactgtggtcccagctgccttcaggtcatttgctaactcctgccgagtggttgcaggacgatttctgactgttctcagcatcattgccaccccacgaggcgaaatcttctttggagcaccgggccgaggtctgttgattgtcatgttatactctttaaactttctgataattgcaccaatagttgttactttcacatccaacaccttactaatctttttgtagcccattccagctttgtgaaggtcaacaattctgactctgaggtcctgtgacagctctttggttttacccatgttggagacttgaaatctgtgtgatctgtctgattctgtggacaggtgtttttcacacaagtgattagtgagaacaggtggcttcaggtcaggtaacaagttgattgggagtgtctaactggtctgtaaaagccagaaccgctaatgaatactaagggatcaaatacttatttcactccatgaaatacaaatcaattaatatatattccttagatttattttctggattttctttttaatattctgtctctccatgtaagaatacatctaccattaaaagtatagaatgatcatgtctttattagtgggccaacgaagaaaatcagcaagggatcaaatacttcttggactcactgtatagcTCCACTCTCTTCATCACTGATGTCCAGATATTATTGGGGTGGTGGTCTGTTCTCAGGTCCTCAGGCACTGTGTTGGGGTCACTGCTAGGTTGAGAGTGGGTTCACCAGCCACGAATATCCAgacaagagcagctctgtggtcagacacTGACCCCTGATGAAGGTCTAGAGGATGTCTGACACAAACTGTGCATGATCAGATGATCTGCAGCTCCTAACTCAACACCAGCAAAGCAAAGTGAAGCTAcagggaggggtttctgataaagtggccgcgGCGTGTATGTGAACTGTTTGGTAAGTGAACTGTATGTAATTGTATGGTATTGGTTTCTCAGCAGGAGACTGTATTGGACACATTAATCACTGGCCTGTTGGATTGAGACCCGGGTTCCTTCCTGTCCTCAACCTTCTGCCTGTCTGCGTCTGAATGTAGAGGCCTCTTCTTCTTCGTTTTATAGTCTCTTCCTCCGTTCTCTCTCCTTATTTCCCTCTCAGGAGAACGGCGATGTCTTGTGTTTTTCAGAACCCCGTCTGATGCAGTGTTTGTTGATATCTGAGCTGTCAGGTTTTGTATGTAAACTGTTGTCTTACTCAATGGAGGATCATTTTAAAGCTATATTTCTGTGCCATGTGTTTTATATTGCGCCTTCTGAGCTCTGAGTTCTTTCTCTTGAATCCTCTGACTCCTCTGTTCTGTATATATGCTGTACTTGTGGGTAAAGTGTACAGTGTCGATTCGCCACACGGCCGCAGTGTTCGGTGTCCACGTAGTGAAAATTGTCTCGGAGGATCGTCTTCGGCAAACTGACCAtcctgctgatgatgatgatcgcTGATAACAGTGTGTAAATGATTTTGATAAGATGTGCATTTTAATATAATCAAGGCTAATTAATAATGACTAACATTTCATTCCACGATGACTTTCCTCAGATCATGTGACCATTTTCAGTATGTGACATCATTCCCTAGGCTCAGTGAAAACACTACAGGGTGGGCTCAGGGACGAGGGTGGTTAAGCCTGGTCCTGGACTCTGAATGGACTCAGCAGTCATGCTCCGTGTGCAGACCTTATTATTTAGTCTAGCTGAACCACAGACTGATTCACCTGTCCCTTTCTGCTCTTCTTGCATTCGTACTGACCACCGAATATCCGTTTCAGGCTCCATCCAGTCATTAGATCTACTCGCTGCCATTTATATCTTTTGTTGTATCATAATAAACTGTTGCTGTCTTTTCTTGAAACGCTCTGAAAcacctttatttaaaaacatgtatcgtaataataaattaatttttcCTTCAGTTGGTGGTGTTGATTTGAGTTAAAAACAAATCATGTCTGATTAATTTGATAattctgaaaaatgtttttaattaacATGAACAAAATCTAATTAGCAACTTTACAGTTTTCAAGAACAAATATAAGCAGCATGCTGCAGATAAATGGAGACTGTTACCAGTATTGGTGCCAAAATTGAATGAACCTTACCTGCAATgcctaatagtagtagtagtggtagtagtataAATACACAGGTTGTAGTATTATTTGTCACAGGACATATTTAAGGCAGtttaattacaattatttttaccAATAAAAATACCCAGATTTTCTATAAGACTATTTGATTatggtgattattattattcatgacttattattattatagggtTGTTGCAGTAGTTATTATATTTAAGGCAgtttaataacttttttttcaataaaataacCCAGGTTATCTATAAGACTATTTGATTatggtgattattattattcatgacttattattattattattattacagggTTGTTGCAATATAGTTAGTAGTATCATTACTATATTATCAGTAACGATTTCACAATACCACATTTACACTACAGTTTTAACTCTAAAAAAACAactatagacaaaagtattgggacacctcctcattcattgtttcttctgaaatcaaggttatttaaaagagctgatcctgcttctgttggagtgactgtctctactgtccagagaagaagactttctactagatttttggagtaggagcattgctgtgaggatttgattgcattcagcaatgagcgcgttagtgaggtcaggatgttagatgatggatgatcaccacccaacctcatcatccccaactcgtcccagaagtactggatggagctccaccaccatcattccagagaacacagttcctccactgctccacagctccccaatgctggggggctttattatacccctctagcccacgcctggcattaggcagcatggagccaatagggtcatgatgatgatctgctccagagagtccattATTAGGGTACATTattaagaaggggtgtccacaaatatttggaaacTGAGCTTGGCTGCGATTCCCCCTCC
This window contains:
- the golga7 gene encoding golgin subfamily A member 7; translated protein: MAETHSLQDLRQQAAIASKVFVQRDYTSGTICKFQTKFPTELEARIEKQQFEETIQTLNNLYAEAEKLGGKSYLEGCLACLTAYTIFLCMETHYEKVLKKIGKYIQEQNEKVYAPLGLLLTDPIERGLRVVEVTIFEDRSIGSR